In the genome of Hydrogenispora ethanolica, the window AAAATCCTCAATGAGATTGCCACCGGCAAGGCGGGGACCAATCAAGGCGACATGGATCTGGTCAAGAAACTGACCAACGAGTACTGGAATGAGCTGGTCCAGGTCAGTTCCAAGAATAATCTCTTCGTTCGGAAGATCGATCAGGTCGCCAAGGATAACCAGGTCATCAAGGAAGACTTGACCAAAAATACCGCCCAGATTCAGCAGCTGGCGGACGACCAGGCGGCATTGCAGGAGCAAACCGCGCAGCATGATGCCGATATCGAGCGACTCAGCGCCGACCAGGAAACGCTGCAGGCGGATGTGGCTCAAAACACTGCGGCGATTGAGAAACTCGATGAGGACCTGGCTGCACAACAGAAGGCCTTTCAACAACAGGCCCAGCAGATCATCAATGATCTGCAGAAACTGGCTGCCCGCGTGCAAAAGCTGGAGGAGGAGAATTCCAGACTTCATGCCGACATTGACCGGCTCCGCATCGAGAACGAGCAGAACCGGAAGAAACAGAACACCTTGATCATCATGGCGATCGTCCTGGGTCTGGTCGGGGCCGCCAATTGAGCGAAAACGTAAAGCCATTCATGGAACCACCGGCCTTGGCCGGTGGTTTTTCATATGCGCGGTCCCCGGTTGCGGCGCTTCTCCGCCGAAAGGCGCAGGAAAGAGGGGATGGTACGGTTTGTCAAACTATGCTAAAATAAGGAAATGACAATCGAGAACGACGCGCCCGGGGTTGACGTTCCTGATCGGACGCCGGATAGCAAGGGCGCGAATGGTTCCGAGCTATATGTTGCAATCAGTTTTTGTACCTTCAAAATCATTGCAACCTATTTTTTTGATTCATAAGTTGAAATAAATTCCGTGAAGGGTCCTTTTCGCCTCTCTCACGGCTGGAAAAGCTTACTCTAAAATTTATTTCAACTTATATAGGGGGGTTATACGATGAAATTCAAACGTCTATGTACGCTGGTGCTGGGCCTGGCATTCCTGGCGGGACTCTCCGCTGCGGCGCTGGCCCAGGACCAGGTGTTGCTGCGGATGAACTTGCGGCAAGGGCAGGCCTATCTGATTCATACCCGGAGCGCCCAAACGATCGCCCAAACCGTGCAGGGGAAGGATATCACCATCCATCAGACCATCGGGATGACGATGACTTACCGGGTGGAGAGCATCGCTCCGGATGGAGCGAGTACCATTCGACTGACTTACGCCGCCATGCAATTTCAGCAGGACGGACCGACCGGCAAATTCGCCTATGATTCCACGCAGCCGGCGGCGGCCACGTATCCCGGGGCGCAGGTATTCACGAGTCTGATCGGACAGAGCTTAACCATTGTGATGGATCCGCTCGGGAAGGTTCGTCAGGTCCAGGGAGTCAACGCGCTGATGGAGAAGATGCTTCAACAACTGGGCGAAAAGGTTCCGGCCAACGTCCGGGAGAGCATCATCGCGGGATTCAAGGAAAAATTCGGCGATGAAGCGATCAAAGAAACCTTCGCCAATATGGTCTTCTATCCGGAGCAGCCGGTCGGAGTGGGCGATAGCTGGGTGCAACGCGTCAATCTGACCCGGGGTTATCCGATGATCGTGGAGGGTTCCTGCGCGTTGCGGGAGCGGAAAGACGGCTTTGCCGTCCTGGAGATGCAGGCCCGGATTCAGCCCAATGAGCAAGCCCAACCGCTGAAAGTGGGCAATGTGTCCTTGCAATACCGGCTGAGCGGGAGCACTTCGGGAAGCTTCCGGATCGCGGAAGCCACCGGCATGGTGGCGAGCGGCCGGGTTCTTCAGAAACTGGCCGGCCGGATGGAGCTGCTGCAACCGGACGGCGCCTTGCAGATGGCCATCCCCATGCGCATCGAGAGCACGACCGATCTGGAGATGACCGAACAATCACCGAACTGAATAACCATTCGGGGAGCGGACGGACCCGTCCGGGGCCCGGAATCACGGAGGATAGCATCATGCGGCATACGTTTTTGCTGGAAGAAGGAACCTGGGAAGCGGCGGGGGATTATTTCGACGAGCGGCAGCAAGCGAGCAGCTGGGCGGGGCAGGTCACGATCAGCCATTCGGCCGACCGCTGGCGGAACGAGGGGACGATGAAACTCCAGGACGGACCGGAGCTGGAGCTCAGCAACAGTTATGAGATCACGCCTTTCGCCGCGGGTTCCGACTTTACGGAATGGGTCTCCCGCAATCCGGCCCTGGGGACGTTGCGCGGCGTGTTTTTTATCGTGGGTGATTCGATCCTGTCCAAATACGCGTCGGAAACGGGCGAATATTCGGGTTGCGAGTACCTGCGGCAGTTGGACGAAGCCACCTATGAAAACCGGGGTTTCGCCATGAAGGGCCAGGCCAAGCTCTCCTCATGGAGTGTAGTCTTGCGGCGCCGTTAATGCGTCTTGGAACCCAAAATCGGGAACTTGGCGACTCCTCCTTGAAGAGCTGGGCAACGTGTGCTACAATTAACTGGTATGACCAGTTATTACTACTCCGGTGGTTGAATACCGCGAAAGGAATTTTGGAGAATCGCATGCTTTAACGCGTTTTCCAAATTCTAAAAGCCATGTGATAAAGTCTCCCATTCGGAAATCATCCTTTGAGTGGACTAAAAAACGACTTTATTACTTGCTTTTCTGAGCTTTTGTGTTCACCCTGGCCTTCGGACAGGGTTTCCCACAACGCTTCTAATTCGCGTTGAACTAGCGGATTCCTAGCATTACTGGCATTCATCGAGTCCGGGGTTCGAGATCCCTTTGAGAATTCGGCACGATAGCGAGAGCTCCTGGTCCACTGCGGCTTTCATGGTTGGATTGGAAAAACCCTTCCCAACGCTGCTTTTCCGGTTCATGGTCCCGGCAGGCTCTCCGCGCGAGTATTGGTCCGAATCAAGGGTTGCCGAAACGGTTGGATTCGGCGGCCCTTTTTTGGCGCACTGGGATCCGGACGTTCCGTAACATTTTTCACAGTTTGAGAAAGAATATTGAAAACCACAAGGAGGATTGGCAATGCCCGTCAATTTACAGGTTAAACCGAAAGATAGCTGCAAATATGATTGCATCTCCCTGGGAGAGGTCATGTTGCGCCTCGATCCCGGCGAAGGCCGGATCAAGACCGCCCGGCAGTTCCGGGCTTGGGAAGGCGGCGGCGAGTACAATGTCTCGCGGGGACTGCGCAAATGCTTCGGCATGAATTGCGCGGTGGTGACCGCTTTTGCCGACAATGAAGTCGGCCGGTTGGTGGAAGACTTCATTATGCAGGGCGGCGTCGATGTTTCGCTCATCAAATGGTTCCCCTATGACGGCATCGGCCGCAACGTCCGGAACGGACTCAACTTCACCGAGCGCGGCTACGGCATCCGCGGCGCGGTGGGCGTCTCCGACCGGGCCAACACCGCCGCTTCGCAACTGAAAAAGGGCGACATCGATTGGGATTTCATCTTCGGCACCCTCGGCAGCCGCTGGCTCCATACCGGCGGAATCTACGCCGCGCTGTCGGAGACCACTCCCGAAGTAGTGCTGGAAGCGGTCCAAGCCGCTAAGAAATACGGCACCATCGTCTCCTATGACCTGAATTACCGGCCTTCGCTCTGGAAAGGCATCGGCGGCAAGGAGAAAGCCCAGGAAGTCAACAAGGAGATCGCCAAATACATCGACGTGATGATCGGCAACGAAGAGGATTTCACCGCCTGCCTCGGCTTTGAGGTGGAAGGTAATGACGAGAACCTGAAAGAGCTCAATTTGGAAGGGTACCGCAAGATGATCAACGAAGTGGTCAAGACCTACCCCAACTTCAAAGTGGTCGCCACCACGCTGCGCACCGTCAAATCGGCGACAGTCAACGACTGGTCCGCCATGTGCTGGGCCGACGGCCAGATCTATAAGGCCAAGGATTTCAAGGGCCTGGAGATCATGGACCGGGTCGGCGGCGGCGACAGCTTCGCTTCGGGTTTGGTATACGGCCTGATGACCACCGGCGATCCCGAAAAGGCGGTCAATTATGGCGCGGCTCATGGTGCTTTGGCCATGACCACCCCGGGCGACACCTCCATGGCCAGCCTGAAAGAGGTCGAAAAAGTGATGGGCGGCGGCGGCGCCCGGGTCGACCGGTAAGCGCGGTCCGGAAAAAGTTCGTTCCTATCGGATATGCCAAGCGGCGGGAGTCTCCCGCCGCTTATTGATTTCTCAAAACGATTGTTCTTGCATCATCCCAGTTTTTTTACGCTGTCACGGATCACCAGTTCGCCGCCGATCGTGATCTTGCTGGGGATGCCCGTATGATTGGCCAGCTTTTCGATCATCAGCTTCATGGCGGTCTTGCCGATCAGGCGCTTCGATACTTTCATGGTGGTCAAGGGGGGATCCATGAAAGCGCTCATTGGAATATCGTCGAAACCAATGATCGATATGTCGTTTGGAACCTGAATGCCCTTTTCCCGTAATGCTTTGATACAGCCGTAAGCGACAATATCGTTGCAGCAGAACAAGGCGGTTGGCAGTTTGATGCCGCGGTTCAATAATTGAAGCATGTCGGAGTAAGCTCCGTTAAACGTCGAATCCACGCGAAAAATATATTTCTCTTGGAGCGGCAGATTGAAATAGGAGAGCGCGCTTCGAAAACCGCGCTCCCGCAATGTAAAATTGTTTAGATCGCTTTTTACAAACCCGATCTCGCGATGGCCGAATTCCAGAAATTGTTTGACGATCTGGTAGGCGGCTTCGATATTGTCCATATCCACAAAGTCGAAGCTCAGATGTTCGAAGATCGTGTCAATGAAAACCACCGGAATTTCCAACTGTTTGAAAAGAATGATATCATCCTCGTTCAACTCCGTTCCCAACACAATCAAGCCGCCGATGGAAACATTGCCAAACGATTTGACAATCTCGGCGGTGGCCTCCGACACGAAGTTGGTAACCTCCAGATTATAACCATGCGTCCTCGCTTCTTCCTCAAGGCCATCAATATAGGAAGCGATGAAGACATTATGATCCCGGTTTAAAACATGGCCGTGTTTCACGATCTTTAAGAACTTGATCGATCCGTTACTGATCTGGGCGAAACCCGGATGTGGGGAACTATCGCTCAAGGACTTGGAGATCTTTAATATCTTTTGCCGGGTTGACTCGCTGATCCCCGGTTTATTGTTGAGTACCAGGGAGACGGTTGCCACGGAAACATTGGCAAGTTTTGCAATCTCTTTGATCTTCATGCTCATTTTTACACCATTTCAAGTTGATGGAATTCTTAAGACCAATTATATCGTGAGTTGGCAGTCATTGTCAAACAATAACTTAAAAATATTTTAGATAAAATTTAAAAAATTTAAATGAAGAAGGACTGTTCAAGTTAACTGAATCGAATCATCAGGACAAGCGGTAATCCAAGCTTAATAAAGATTTTCTTCGCAATAGAAAGTTGGTTGGATGAGTAATGTTAAAACTTTTATAAACATTTTTTAACTAAATGATTGACATTTAGAAATATTGGTGATACTCTTCAGTTAGAATTACTTAACAAATTTTAAAAATTTCTGCAATGTTTTTAAATTACGGTTCCCGGGTTCGAAAGTCTTTTCAGGCCACTTGCTTCGTGATCGGTTTTAAACCGCAACCAGCCACAGGTCTTCCAAGCCGAGGAGGTGATTTGAGGAGTTTAGCAAGGAGCCGCCGTGTTTTTTAAATAAAAAGTTTACAGGAGGGAAAGGTTTTGAAGAAATTATTATCGGTTCTCGTCATTCTCTGTCTCGGGATGGCCTTGTTCGCCCAGGGCGGCGAGCTGTTCGCCGCCAAAAAGAAATACCGTATCGCCACCGTGGTCAAGGTCAGTAACATTGCCTGGTTTGACCGGATGTCGGAAGGCGTCAAAAAATTCGCCAAAGACAGCGGTTATGATGCTTTTCAGGTTGGGCCGTCCAAGGCTGACGCCGCGATTCAGGTGCAGTTGATCGAAGACCTGATCGCCCAGAAAGTGGACGCCATTTGCGTCGTTCCGTTCTCCCAGGAAGCGTTGGAACCGGTTTTGAAGAAAGCCATGAAGAAAGGGATCGTGGTCATCAGCCATGAAGCCTCCAGCCTCAAGAATGTTGACTATGATATCGAAGCCTTTGACAATGCCGCGTATGGGATTCATTTCATGGAAGCTTTGGCCAAAAAGATGGGCGGCCAGGGCGAGTACGCCGTGTTCGTGGGCGGTTTGACCTCCAAATCCCATAACGAATGGGTCGACGCAGCCATTAAGTATCAGAAAGAAAAATACCCCAATATGAAACTGGTCGCGGATAAGCAAGAATCTTACGATGACCAGCAGCAAGCCTATCAAAAGACCCGGGAGTTGCTCAAGACTTATCCCAATCTGAAAGGTATCCAAGGAAGTGCCATGACCGATGCGCCAGGCGCTGCGCTGGCCATCGAAGAAATGGGTCTTACCGGCAAGGTGCATGTGGTCGGCACGAGCCTGGTTTCGGTAGCCGGCAAATATCTGAAGAGCGGCTCCGCAGATCTGATTGGTTTCTGGGATCCGGCCGATGCTGGCTACGCCATGAATAAACTGGCGGTCACGATCCTCGATGGCAAACGGAAAACCATCAAGACAGGCCTCAATCTTGGTATCCCCGGCTATAACAATTTGAAACTCAAAGGAAAAGTTCTCTATGGTCAAGCTTGGATCGACGCCACCAAAGAGAATATGAATAAATATAACTTCTAAGAGCGACAACCCGTTACAAACCATGCCGAGGGCGGTTTTTTTAGCCGCCCTACGGCCCAACGGCTTGACATTACTTTAGCAAGGAATTCAACAGGGAGAGGGTAGGCCCAAAAGATGACTGAACCGTTATTGACAGTCAGGAATGTCAGTAAATCCTTTTCCGGAGTTCAAGCGCTCAAAAGCGTCAATTTGACCATTCAACGCGGCGAGATCCGCTGCCTGGCCGGAGAGAACGGCTCGGGCAAGTCGACTCTGATCAAAGTGATCTCAGGAGTCAATGCTCCCGATGAAGGCGAAATTGAGTTGAATGGGAAAGTCTTTAAGCGCTTGCATCCCATTGAAGCGATCCGGGAAGGAATTCAAATCATTTATCAGGATTTTTCCTTATTTCCCAACCTGACCGTGGCGGAGAATATCGCGCTCAACCTGGAAGTCTCCCGTAACCAGCAGTTGGTGAACTGGCGGGAAGTCTCCCGGGTGGCCGAGGAAGCGCTGCGCCGGATCGAAGTCCGGATCGACCTCGACGCCAAAGTGGAAGACCTTTCGGTCGCCGACAAGCAACTGGTGGCCATTTCCCGGGCGTTGCTGCAAAACGCCAAACTGATCATCATGGATGAGCCGACCACCGCGCTGACCCAGAAAGAAGTGCGTTCGCTTTTTACGATCATCAAAGGACTGCAGCAGCAAGGCATCGCCATCCTCTTCGTCAGCCACAAGCTGGAAGAGGTCTATGAGATTGCCGAGAAGATCACGATTCTGCGGAATGGGGCCAAAGTTTTGGACGCCGACATGGTGGAGCTGGACCGGCCCAAATTCGTTTATTATATGACGGGACGGCAGATCGAGGATAGCCCCTTTCATTACGATGCCGCAAAAGTCCAGGACGGCCCGCTTCTCAAGGTGGACCGGTTGAGCCGCCGGGGCGAGTACCGGGATATCTCCTTTGCGTTGTATCCCGGGGAGATTCTGGGCGTCACCGGGTTGCTCGGATCGGGCCGGACCGAATTGGCGATGACGCTGTTTGGCTTGAGACCGGCGGATTGCGGCGAGATCGCCATCGCCGGCGAAACGGTGCGGCTGGAGTCGGTCCAGGACGCCATCCGGCACCGCATCGCCTATGTCCCGGAAGACCGCCTCACCGAAGGTTTGTTTTTGGAACAATCGATCGGCAAGAATATCATCATCAGCACGATTGAGAAGTATCTTAACCGTTGCAAACTGCTTGATTCCGGAAAACTGCGGGCGGAGATTGCCCAATGGGTCAAGGGGTTGAGCATCGTCACGCCTTCGGCTGAGGTGCCGGTCCAGAGTCTGTCCGGCGGCAATCAGCAACGGGTGGTTTTGGCGAAATGGCTGGCCGCCCAGCCGCAGATTCTGATCTTGAACGGACCGACCGTCGGCGTGGATATCGGGTCCAAGAGCGACATTCACCAGATTGTCCGCGAGCTGGCCCGCCAGGGCATGGGCGTGATCATCATCTCCGATGACATTCCGGAACTCATCTATAATTGCAACCGGATTTTGCTGATGCGCCAAGGCGGAATCGCCGCCGAGTTTCACAGCGGGGAGATCACCGAAGCGGAGCTGGCCCAGAAATTGAGCGGGGCGGCATAACCGGAGGCAGGACCACGGGGACGGAGGAATTAGCGAGTCATGAAAATGAAAAAGCTGTTTTCAAGCAATGAGTTTTACGTAGCCTTGACCATTATCGGCCTTTCATTATTGATTGGCAGTGTCAATAAAGCTTTCTTTACGGCCGGCAACATGATCGATTTAGCCCGCGGCAGCATCGTCATGGCCATCTTCGCTTTGGGAACGCTGATGGTCATCATCTCCGGCGGGATCGATGTCTCCTTCCCGGCCATCGCCTCCTTCAGCATGTATGTTACGACCAAGGTCTTGACCAGCTGCAATTTTCAGGGGAGTGTCTGGGTGGCGTTCGCAATGGCCGGCGCGATCGGTCTGGTTCTGGGCCTCATCAATGCCACGTTCATCTCGTTTTTCAAACTGCCGACCTTGATTGTGACCCTGGGGACCGCCAGTATGTTCAGCGGTTTTATGCTGGCCTTCATTGGGGTGCGCGAATTAAGCATCCTGCCTCCCAGCATGGTGGATTTCTCCAAGCTGAATCTGTTTGAGATCACCTCCAAGGATCATTTCGTTTACGGATTGCCGGCCGCGGTTCTGATCGTCGTGGCCCTGGCGCTACTGGTCTGGTTTATCTTGAAATACACCATGATCGGCCGGGGCATCTACGCGCTCGGCGGAGACCGGGTCGCCGCCGAGCGGGCGGGCTTCAATATCCATGCGATTCTCTTTTTCATCTACAGTTTTGTCGGGTTTATCTCCGGCATCGCCGGTTTGGTCCACACCTCGCTGATGCGCAATTCCAATCCGGTGACCCTGATCGGAACCGAATTGACCGTCATTGCCGCAGTGGTGCTGGGCGGAGCCCGCATCTCCGGCGGACACGGCACGGTGCTCGGGAGTATCTTGGGCCTGCTTTTGGTGACGATCATGACCAATAGCCTGATCCTGCTGGGAGTCCCTTCGTATTGGCAGCGGGTGGTCATCGGACTGCTCATCGTCATCGGCACCGGCATCACCGCACAGAAACGCTCCCCGAAGCGGGCGGGCGCCGAATCGGGCTGTTGAAGAATTTCTGAGACGGAGGCTTCACATGTCTAGCAATGAAACCCGGATCGACCTAGCCAAGTTTTCCTTTTTGCGATATATGTCCCGGGACGGCAACCTGATGCGCCTGGTGTTGATCACCGCAGCCATCTTCGCGCTGATGAGCATCCTCAGTCCCGACCGTTTTCTGACCTTCGACAATTTTGACTCCATGGCCTATCAATTCCCGGAATTCGGCATTCTATCGCTGGCCATGATGATCACCATGCTGACTGGGGGAATTGACCTTTCGATCGTGGGCATCGCCAATCTTTCGGGAGTTTTCGCGGCTTTGATGATGTTGCACACCATCCCGGACGGGGCTTCCACCAGCCAGATCCTGACGGGCATCATGGCTGCGGTGCTCCTGGCGATGGCCACCGGGGCCGGCTGCGGCTTCATCAACGGGCTACTGATCGCGAAGATCAATATTCCGCCGATTCTGGCCACTTTGGGCACGATGCAGTTCTTTACCGGCATCGCCATCGTGGTCACCAAAGGCTATGCCATCTTCGGGCTGCCGGATCAATTCTCTTTCATCGGCAACGAAGCGATCGGGATCTTTCCGGTGCCCTTTCTGATCTTTGCTGCCTTCGCCTGGCTCTTTTCACTGCTGCTCAACAAGACCGGCTATGGCACCAAGCTGTATATGATGGGCACCAATGCCACAGCCGCCAAGTTTTCGGGGATCAACAACACGATGATGCTGGTGAAGACCTATATGCTCAGCGGTCTGGTGGCGGCCCTGGCCGGATTGGTCATCGTGGCCCGCACCAACTCCGCCAAGGCGGATTATGGCACCTCCTACACCCTGCAGGCGATCCTGATCGCCGTCATGGGCGGGGTCAATCCCAACGGCGGCTTCGGAACGATCGCCGGGATCGTGCTGGCCGTATTGACGTTGCAGTTTTTGTCCAGCGGTTTCAATATGTTGGGCTTCAGCAACTTCTTTAAGGATTTCATCTGGGGAGCGGTGCTTATCTTCATTATGGTGGTGAACTTCATCTTCAATAACCGCCGCGCCAAAAGGCGGAAATAAGCGGGCCGCGGGCTCAAGCGAAACGACAATGCCAAAACAACGCAAAGGAGAATGGACATGAGAAAGCTGATTAACGCGCCGGAGAATTTCGTCAACGAGATGTTGGAGGGGGTCTACGCCTCCCACCCCGAAAAGGTAACCTTCGTCAATAACGACCTCCGCTGTCTGGTACGGGCCCGAGTCAAACCGGGCAAAGTCGGAATCGCCACTGGCGGCGGTTCGGGCCATCTGCCGCTCTTCATGGGGTATGTGGGCGAGGGGATGCTGGACGGCTGCTCCATCGGCGGCGTCTTTCAATCGCCCAGCGCCGAACAGATGCTGGAAGTGACCAAAGCGATCAACGGCGGCGCCGGGGTGCTTTATATCTACGGCAACTACGGCGGGGATATCATGAATTTCGACATGGCCGCCGATATGGCCGACATGGAGGGGATCCGGGTCGAGCAGGTGGTGGCCGGGGAGGACGTCGCCTCCGCGCCCAAGGGCAGGGAAGAGAAACGGCGCGGCGTGGCCGGAATCTTTTACGTTTATAAGATCGCCGGCGCTTATGCCGAGGAGCTGGCCTCGCTCGACGAGGTGAAACGGGTCGCCGCCAAGGTTTGCGCCAATGTCCGGACCATGGGCGTCGCCCTTTCGGCCTGCACCATTCCGGAAGTAGGCAAACCGACCTTTGAGATTGGCGAGGGCGAGATGGAGATCGGCATGGGGATCCACGGCGAGCCCGGCATCCGCAAGGGCCCGTTGCAGGCTGCCGACCAGGTGGTCGAGGAGATGCTCCGGCCAATCCTGGCGGATCTGCCCTTTGTCCGGGGTGACGAGGTGTCGGTCCTGGTCAACGGTTTGGGAGCGACCCCCAAGGAGGAACTCTATGTGCTATACCGCCGGGTCAATCAGCTGCTGGCGGAGGCCGGAATCAAGGTCTATCATCCCTATATCGGCGAATACGCCACTTCCATGGAGATGGCCGGCGCTTCCATTACCTTGTTGCGGCTGGATGACGAATTGAAGCGGTTGCTGGGGAAACCGGCCAACACGCCGTTTTTCATTCAAGAACAATTATAAGCGGGGTAGAAGGATATGGACAAGAACGTGTTTACGGATCAGGATATCCGGGCCATCTTTGACGCCCTGGCCGGATTGATGAACGAAAAGAAGGAGTGGCTGATCGAGCTGGACGGGGCGATGGGCGACGGGGATCTCGGCCTCACCATGAGCACCGGCTTCAGCAAGGCGGCCGAGGCGTTGCACGGCTTTCCCGAGACCGATATCGGCAAGATCCTCGGCAAGGCCGGCATGGTCTTCGCCCAGGCCGTGCCGTCGACCATGGGCACGCTGATGGCCACGGGGCTGATGAAGGGCGGCAAGGTGATTCAGGGCAAACAGCAGATCGATCTGGCCGACTTCGCCGCCATGCTGAACGGCTTCGTCGAGGGCATCATGGCCCGGGGCAAGGCCAAACCGGGCGACAAGACGATCATCGATGCGCTCCATCCGGCCGTGCTGGCGCTGCAAGCGGCGGCGGAGGCCGGAAAGACGCTGGCGGAGGGCCTCCGGGCGGCCTACGAGGCGGCGGCCCAGGGTCTGGAAGCGACCAAACAAATGGTTTCGCAGCACGGCCGGGCAGCCTATTACCAGGAGAAGTCGCTCGGCAAGGCCGATCCCGGGGCCACGGTGGGAATGTTGTTCATGCAGGCTTTTGCCGACTATTGCCGGTAGCAAGCGCCAATATTACCAAAGGAGGGGATAACCATGCCCCATATCGAAGTTGAAGTGTTGGGAGCCAATTTTTCGGACTACGGCAGTTATTTGAATCCGGCCGATTGCGGTCCCGCATTGGGAGGCGACGCCGGAGCGGTGCGGTTTTACCCCGACCGGATGCTGGGCCTGTTCGAGCATTCCAATATGGCGGCGGTCAGCGTATTACGGCTCGAACCGCGCCAATGGGCGATCACCGCCTCGGAGATGCACCGACACACCGAGGAGATCATCGGCGGGTTCACCAGGGACGTGGTCTTTCACGTCGCCCCCGCCGGCGCAATGACGCCGGACCTGAGCCAAATGCGAGTCTTCCGCCTGCCGGCCGGCTGGTGGGTCCGGGTGAAACGCGGCGTCTGGCACGAGGCCCCGTTTGTCGTGGGAGCCGAGGCGACCGTGGGAACCGTGATCCTGCCGCCCGCCACCTACACCCATGACTGCCGGGTGGTCCGGCTGGCGGAGCCGGTGATGATCGAGCATCCATAATGATCTTTCCCCGGATTCATGAGATGAAAAGAGTTCAATGTTGGGCCATTCCCGGCCGCGTTACTTTTCTCATCTTCGATAGAGGAGGCGCATGGCATGAAAAAGATCGCGTTTTTGGGGCTGGGCACCATGGGGCAAGGCATGGCCGCCAACCTGTTGAAAGCGGGCTATCCGGTGACTGTCTGGAACCGGATGGCCGGGCGCTGCGCGCCGCTGGTGGCGCAAGGGGCGCGCCAGGCGGCCACTCCGGCCCAAGCGGCGACTGATGCGGATATCGTGATGTACTGTCTGAGCGATGATAAGGCAGTGATGGAACTGGTCTTTGAATCGGGCCTGCTGGAGGCGGTCCGGTCCGGCCAGATCGTGGTGGATCTCTCGACCGTTCATCCCGACTTGAGCCGCAGGGAAGCCGCGGCCTATGCCGAAAAGGGCGCCGAGTTTCTGGATGCGCCGGTTTTCGGCAGCAAGAACGAGGCCGCCCAAGCCGGACTGTGGATCGTAGTCGGCGGCAAACGGGAAGTGTACGAGGCGGTCAAACCGGCATTGGAAGCCATGAGCGAGACTACCCATTACATGGGCGGGAACGCCAAAGGGGCCGCCATGAAATTGGTCGGCAACCTGCTGGTCGCCTTTCAGCTGGAGGCCCTGGGCGAAGCGATGGTGCTGGCCACCAAGGCCGGACTGGATCCCCGGGATGTCCTGGGCGTCCTGCATGTCACCGATTTTAAGTCGCCGATCTTCGACGGCGTCGGCGACGCACTGGTGCGGCGCGATTTCAGCATGAACTTCGCCCTGAAACTGATGCTCAAGGACGCCCATCTGATCGCGCGCTTCGCCCAGGACTTGAATGCGCCGATCCCGGGGCTGGCGGTGATCCGCGAGACCATCAAGGGGGCGGTCAACCAGGGTTGGGGCGAGGAGAACGCCTCCGCGCTC includes:
- a CDS encoding LacI family DNA-binding transcriptional regulator codes for the protein MKIKEIAKLANVSVATVSLVLNNKPGISESTRQKILKISKSLSDSSPHPGFAQISNGSIKFLKIVKHGHVLNRDHNVFIASYIDGLEEEARTHGYNLEVTNFVSEATAEIVKSFGNVSIGGLIVLGTELNEDDIILFKQLEIPVVFIDTIFEHLSFDFVDMDNIEAAYQIVKQFLEFGHREIGFVKSDLNNFTLRERGFRSALSYFNLPLQEKYIFRVDSTFNGAYSDMLQLLNRGIKLPTALFCCNDIVAYGCIKALREKGIQVPNDISIIGFDDIPMSAFMDPPLTTMKVSKRLIGKTAMKLMIEKLANHTGIPSKITIGGELVIRDSVKKLG
- a CDS encoding sugar kinase, whose translation is MPVNLQVKPKDSCKYDCISLGEVMLRLDPGEGRIKTARQFRAWEGGGEYNVSRGLRKCFGMNCAVVTAFADNEVGRLVEDFIMQGGVDVSLIKWFPYDGIGRNVRNGLNFTERGYGIRGAVGVSDRANTAASQLKKGDIDWDFIFGTLGSRWLHTGGIYAALSETTPEVVLEAVQAAKKYGTIVSYDLNYRPSLWKGIGGKEKAQEVNKEIAKYIDVMIGNEEDFTACLGFEVEGNDENLKELNLEGYRKMINEVVKTYPNFKVVATTLRTVKSATVNDWSAMCWADGQIYKAKDFKGLEIMDRVGGGDSFASGLVYGLMTTGDPEKAVNYGAAHGALAMTTPGDTSMASLKEVEKVMGGGGARVDR
- a CDS encoding autoinducer 2 ABC transporter substrate-binding protein, producing the protein MKKLLSVLVILCLGMALFAQGGELFAAKKKYRIATVVKVSNIAWFDRMSEGVKKFAKDSGYDAFQVGPSKADAAIQVQLIEDLIAQKVDAICVVPFSQEALEPVLKKAMKKGIVVISHEASSLKNVDYDIEAFDNAAYGIHFMEALAKKMGGQGEYAVFVGGLTSKSHNEWVDAAIKYQKEKYPNMKLVADKQESYDDQQQAYQKTRELLKTYPNLKGIQGSAMTDAPGAALAIEEMGLTGKVHVVGTSLVSVAGKYLKSGSADLIGFWDPADAGYAMNKLAVTILDGKRKTIKTGLNLGIPGYNNLKLKGKVLYGQAWIDATKENMNKYNF
- a CDS encoding DUF6263 family protein; protein product: MKFKRLCTLVLGLAFLAGLSAAALAQDQVLLRMNLRQGQAYLIHTRSAQTIAQTVQGKDITIHQTIGMTMTYRVESIAPDGASTIRLTYAAMQFQQDGPTGKFAYDSTQPAAATYPGAQVFTSLIGQSLTIVMDPLGKVRQVQGVNALMEKMLQQLGEKVPANVRESIIAGFKEKFGDEAIKETFANMVFYPEQPVGVGDSWVQRVNLTRGYPMIVEGSCALRERKDGFAVLEMQARIQPNEQAQPLKVGNVSLQYRLSGSTSGSFRIAEATGMVASGRVLQKLAGRMELLQPDGALQMAIPMRIESTTDLEMTEQSPN
- a CDS encoding sugar ABC transporter ATP-binding protein; its protein translation is MTEPLLTVRNVSKSFSGVQALKSVNLTIQRGEIRCLAGENGSGKSTLIKVISGVNAPDEGEIELNGKVFKRLHPIEAIREGIQIIYQDFSLFPNLTVAENIALNLEVSRNQQLVNWREVSRVAEEALRRIEVRIDLDAKVEDLSVADKQLVAISRALLQNAKLIIMDEPTTALTQKEVRSLFTIIKGLQQQGIAILFVSHKLEEVYEIAEKITILRNGAKVLDADMVELDRPKFVYYMTGRQIEDSPFHYDAAKVQDGPLLKVDRLSRRGEYRDISFALYPGEILGVTGLLGSGRTELAMTLFGLRPADCGEIAIAGETVRLESVQDAIRHRIAYVPEDRLTEGLFLEQSIGKNIIISTIEKYLNRCKLLDSGKLRAEIAQWVKGLSIVTPSAEVPVQSLSGGNQQRVVLAKWLAAQPQILILNGPTVGVDIGSKSDIHQIVRELARQGMGVIIISDDIPELIYNCNRILLMRQGGIAAEFHSGEITEAELAQKLSGAA
- a CDS encoding S-layer homology domain-containing protein — protein: MMVNRYKLALGLICLLTMVFCFGQAVLAESNPADVPPSHWAYKAVKLLVDKGYLQLYQDQTFKGEKPVDRYTLAVIVAKILNEIATGKAGTNQGDMDLVKKLTNEYWNELVQVSSKNNLFVRKIDQVAKDNQVIKEDLTKNTAQIQQLADDQAALQEQTAQHDADIERLSADQETLQADVAQNTAAIEKLDEDLAAQQKAFQQQAQQIINDLQKLAARVQKLEEENSRLHADIDRLRIENEQNRKKQNTLIIMAIVLGLVGAAN